In Caretta caretta isolate rCarCar2 chromosome 18, rCarCar1.hap1, whole genome shotgun sequence, a single genomic region encodes these proteins:
- the TNFRSF9 gene encoding tumor necrosis factor receptor superfamily member 9: MGRGHAPLVTAALLALGLALSLGPAAATPALPQRCPPGTFLSCADCGQSPDACRACPAGTFSATASALGACTRCRRCEGKFKYKRECSPTVDAECACNNGHRCFGKDCSKCVENCGVGEEPLEEGCQKCPNGTFNNQTNGPCRQWTKCLPDKVLVNGTNRSDVVCGQASETMTPATISIIVPIHVQGKDLQVVTIGIAVTGAVVVCIMFLLPLYVCLNICDKKKLPAMFKKMNVTPEQSTQEEDACSCRFPEEEQGDCDDCSKSKLFKDSLVN; this comes from the exons ATGGGCCGCGGCCACGCTCCTCTGGTGACGGCGGCGCTGCTGGCGCTGGGCCTGGCGCTGAGCCTGGGTCCGGCCGCAGCGACACCCGCGCTGCCCCAGCGCTGCCCGCCCG GCACGTTCCTCAGCTGTGCGGACTGTGGGCAGAGCCCGGACGCGTGTCGCGCCTGCCCCGCGGGCACTTTCTCCGCCACGGCCAGTGCACTGGGGGCGTGCACCAGATGCCGCCGCTGTGAAG GAAAATTCAAATATAAAAGGGAGTGTTCTCCAACAGTGGATGCAGAATGTGCATGTAACAATGGGCATCGCTGTTTTGGAAAAGACTGTTCTAAATGTGTAGAAAACTGTGGAGTAGGTGAAGAGCCTCTTGAAGAAG GTTGCCAAAAGTGTCCCAATGGGACATTTAAcaatcagaccaatggtccctgCAGACAATGGACAAA aTGCCTTCCAGATAAGGTCCTGGTGAATGGGACTAATAGGAGTGATGTGGTTTGCGGACAAGCTTCAGAAACTATGACTCCAGCCACCATTTCCATCATAGTCCCTATCCATGTACAAG GGAAGGATCTTCAGGTGGTCACCATCGGCATCGCTGTTACTGGGGCTGTGGTAGTGTGCATAATGTTTCTGCTACCTTTGTATGTGTGCCTCAACATCTGCGACAAAAAGAAACTACCTGCTATGTTCAAGAAAA TGAATGTAACACCTGAGCAATCGACTCAGGAGGAGGATGCCTGCAGCTGCCGCTTTCCAGAGGAAGAACAAGGAGACTGTGATGACTGTAGCAAATCCAAACTATTCAAGGATTCCTTGGTGAATTAG